A single window of Methylacidimicrobium sp. AP8 DNA harbors:
- the lpxD gene encoding UDP-3-O-(3-hydroxymyristoyl)glucosamine N-acyltransferase, translated as MASFLLGELADLVNGEVQGERKTVIRGVADIESAVEGEISFYANPRYEKAARRTRASALLIHRDLSGDFPCALVRVDAPSLAFAKIVALFAPPPVTYPPGVHPTAVIGPGVVLEEGVHVGPLAVIEAGVRVGAGTVIGAGCFIGTETSLGEGCFLYPHVVIRERCRIGKRVILHPGVVIGSDGFGYEFSGGRHWKIPQTGTVQLDDDVEIGANTTIDRGRFGKTWIQEGCKIDNLVQIAHNVVLGPHCLVVAQTGISGSTTLGSRVTLAGQVGLAGHLRIGDGAIITAQSGITKDVPPGAVLSGRHGRPANDTLRLEALYLRLPEIWRRLLALEKRVASGSGGTESDTPSNQP; from the coding sequence GTGGCATCTTTCCTACTGGGAGAATTAGCCGATCTGGTTAACGGCGAAGTTCAGGGGGAAAGAAAGACGGTCATCCGTGGGGTAGCCGATATCGAGTCTGCGGTCGAGGGCGAGATCTCCTTCTACGCCAACCCCCGGTACGAGAAGGCCGCCCGCCGGACCCGGGCTTCGGCGCTCCTGATTCATCGGGATCTTTCCGGAGACTTTCCCTGCGCCTTGGTGCGCGTCGACGCGCCTTCCTTAGCCTTCGCCAAGATCGTCGCGCTCTTCGCCCCGCCTCCGGTCACCTATCCGCCGGGCGTCCACCCGACAGCAGTGATCGGACCCGGTGTCGTCCTCGAGGAAGGAGTCCATGTCGGCCCGCTAGCCGTCATCGAGGCCGGCGTCCGAGTAGGGGCGGGAACGGTCATCGGCGCAGGCTGCTTCATCGGTACCGAGACCTCTCTGGGCGAGGGCTGCTTTCTCTATCCTCACGTCGTGATCCGCGAACGCTGCCGGATCGGCAAACGGGTGATACTCCATCCCGGCGTCGTGATCGGCTCCGACGGATTCGGCTACGAGTTCTCCGGCGGTCGTCATTGGAAGATCCCCCAGACCGGAACGGTCCAGCTCGACGACGATGTCGAGATCGGGGCGAACACGACGATCGATCGAGGACGCTTCGGGAAAACCTGGATCCAGGAAGGTTGCAAGATCGACAATCTGGTGCAGATCGCGCACAACGTCGTCCTAGGACCTCACTGCCTGGTTGTCGCGCAGACCGGAATTTCCGGAAGCACCACACTCGGGTCCCGCGTCACGCTCGCGGGCCAAGTGGGCCTTGCCGGCCACCTGCGCATCGGTGACGGCGCGATCATCACCGCCCAATCGGGCATCACCAAGGATGTGCCTCCCGGAGCCGTCCTGTCCGGGCGCCATGGGCGGCCGGCGAACGACACCCTCCGTCTGGAAGCCCTCTACCTCCGGCTTCCCGAGATCTGGCGGCGGCTCCTCGCGCTCGAAAAACGGGTGGCGTCCGGATCCGGCGGCACCGAATCCGACACGCCCTCGAACCAACCATGA
- a CDS encoding OmpH family outer membrane protein, which yields MKPGLFFVSALLLSASLAGAQQLRIATFDFQKAFSEYYKTKEAEGELQARVATFKKEDQERTNDYRKLAEEAQKLQDGAQDKTLSEAARQERLKAFQAKVQEVQNLQRAIQEFRATRGRELEERSQRIRQGLIDEITKVVLEIGAKEKYTMVIDKTGRSLNGTPVLLYCQDLPDITEEVVRTINATKGAGAAAPKAASVHP from the coding sequence ATGAAACCAGGATTGTTCTTTGTATCGGCTCTGCTTCTTTCCGCATCGCTCGCGGGAGCCCAGCAGCTCCGGATCGCGACCTTCGACTTCCAAAAAGCCTTCAGCGAATACTACAAGACGAAGGAAGCGGAAGGAGAGCTCCAAGCCCGCGTGGCGACCTTCAAGAAGGAAGATCAGGAAAGAACCAACGACTATCGGAAGCTGGCGGAAGAGGCGCAGAAGCTCCAGGACGGCGCCCAGGATAAGACGCTTTCCGAGGCGGCGCGCCAGGAAAGGCTGAAGGCCTTCCAGGCCAAGGTTCAGGAAGTGCAGAATCTGCAACGGGCGATCCAGGAATTCCGCGCGACCCGCGGCCGCGAGCTCGAAGAGCGTTCCCAACGCATCCGGCAGGGGCTTATCGATGAGATCACCAAGGTCGTTCTGGAGATTGGCGCCAAGGAGAAGTATACGATGGTGATCGACAAGACAGGGCGGAGCCTCAATGGGACCCCCGTTCTTCTCTACTGCCAGGACCTTCCCGACATCACCGAGGAAGTCGTCCGCACGATCAACGCGACCAAGGGAGCGGGGGCGGCGGCTCCCAAGGCGGCATCCGTCCATCCATGA